The DNA window tttcaaattcaaaaatccaaattacACATAACATGTAACCAAATAGGGATGACCAAATTTAAGTGCCCAAGTAAACAtcaagattaattataaaaaaagtagcaaacatcaaaaaccgtcgctatttagcgacggttttaaacaaaccgtcgctaaatggcGACGGTTAttctttaaccgtcgctatatagcgacggtttttgaaataaccgtcgccgatctctgggcaattttttaataatttcacAGACCCGGCCGGTTCCTGAAGACCGGCCGGTTTCCGGTTTTTCCGGTTGAACCGGGTTTTAACCGGTTTTTTCCGGTTAAACCTGTTTTCCGGGTTTTTATTTATGTCCGGACCGGTCTGGAGGCCGGTTCACGGTTGAACCGGTCCAACCGGCCGGTCCGGTCCGGTTTTGAAAACATTGATTAGACCTACAATTACATTATTTGTATTAAGCAAAGATACGTAATTTGCGACGGGTTTAtaaaacaccgtcgctacatttagcgacggtgtttattTAACCGTCGCCCAATTTcatttggcgacggttttaattcaaaaccgtcgctaactttAGCTATGGGTTTTTAAACCCGGCGCCGATGTAAATCGGCGACAGTTaaagaaccgtcgctatatacataaaaccgtcgctactagcgacaGTTCTTAACAAAACCGTCGCGAATTGCGTTCCGGTTCCGTTCCAAGCTTCGCCCGTTCCGTTTTCCCGTTAAATCGCCGTTCTTCATGCATGGAACGCCGACCCACATCATATACCTCCAAACACCGGAACTCCGTCAAGGTAGGTAGCGTTCTGGTTCCGGAACGACCGTTCCGATCCCGTTTTGGTAAACCATGATTTTAAGTCCACCAATTTGCTTTAATTAGGCATATATAATTTTCCAATCAATTTGTTCTTTGTTGCAGAACATGGGTCAAGTTTGTAACCTAATGTCTAGCTATATTTCAAAAATCATCAAACATACATAAATTAgtgaaataatataataaaagatgtaaaaaaatagtaaaaatatttggTTGCCTGTTTGCCCCCACTTGCAGCCCAAACAGGTTGGCTTATCTTGCCTCGCCTTCGAAGAGGCCACTAAATTAGTAATCAGCTTAATTTTCATGGCGGAGAGGTTGGTCCGACTGGTCTGACCTGTTTTGATAGTTCTGCATTCCGATATTATTTTGGACGAAATTCTCACACATACCTTGCACATCGTGGTTTACCTAAGTTAAAAAAATCTGAGAACAGTTTACTGAGTTCCCAACGGTGAATCCATGCGCACATTATGTGAAGATCAAGATAACTACAGGATTACGCTAATTAGAATCTAATGTAGTAAAATAACTCAGGACTTCAAACACAATTACGCGTAATATTCCATTCAACACAAACAAGGATGGATCGAAGTTCCAAAAAGACAAAAATAAAGTTCTTGATCAACAAACTAAAAGTGTCCAAACTTGCATAACTGGAGAATCAGACGTCAAAAAAACTTCATCCCTTGACAGCGACAACTTTCTTCTTCTTTGCATCGATTCTCTTACCGTTAAGGAATACATCAGTCAGCACCTTCTCGGATTGCAATGAAGCCTTCAGCAACTTCACAGCCTATGGAAAGGAAACAAGTAGAGTTTATTCCCACAAGTTGGGACAAGCGTGTACGTGCATGATATATGCatgggttgataggtaaaatttatatttatattttcagGTTTATATACAAAttcaatatttttctctctttcgagccgtttggaaagaaaaataaaaaagaagaaaTGTTATTTATACACACATACCTCTTCCATTCCCAAAGTCACCTCCATTTCCTGCAAGTTAACCACATCCTTAATATTGAAATTATTGAGCAAAGTAATACTTGAGATAGTAGACATGGGTTTCACAACCAAATTATCCATTATCATGTAAGTGACGACTCCCTTCACAAACCCCCCTTCAGCCGACTCCGGTTTTCCCGGAGGAGCCACGTAGTGAACAACCGTGTTCATTATCCGGCTGCACGCTGGGCAAATCGCGCTTGGATCATCAGAAACACGGTTTGAACTGTAACGACATTGGGGGGCACGTATAGTAATTTCTACCGGTGGTTGTATTGTTCATCAGGAGGAGAGGAACAGAAGAAATGCCAACCGGAAGGCTGGGCTTCAAAAGGGTTTctttagtttgatttggttggATGTATGATACATTCAGGTTTTCTACGCTTGCGTACAGGTTTTCTAATGAACCAGCCATTCCTTGTGTTCTAAGCAGGCGTATAACGGTTGCCACAGGCAAAGAGAGGATGTAGAAGAGGAAATCTACAGTTTCTTTGCTGGCTTCTGCAAATAGAACCCTTTTGCTTTCACTGTCAATCAGCAGCTTCATGCTCACTGTGGAACACGCCATGCTTAGAACCGCTGTTTTCCGGTGAGAATTTTATAGTTGTGATTTATGATAGCAGGGATATGGGGGGATGGCTGACGCTTCAGCTCAAAGAAATTGCATTAATTCTTTTTCTGAGGACGTTAAAGTTTCCACTTTCCATGATTGGCGCGCGGCAGTTGCAGCAGATTTTTCGACGTTCAAAATCTCGTGGATTTATTACGTATTTACATTTTTTGTTTCCATATAAATGCATCAGTTCATGTAACTGGAGAGATAGGAGAGAATTTACGAAATTAATCCGGTTTGATTTAGTGTACATTGCCCAATACCTGTAAAAAAGACCTTAGAGGCCTGTCCATACTATTTTCTTGTAAATCATATTCTTATAtttatgttttaataatcaattttagtatttttattaaaatcatgtatcattcttaaaatttaataattacattGTTAACATACATAAATATGACAAAGGGTTTTTTAAAACttgtaattataaaaaattaacaataaaattaataatttaattacatgattttcaggaaaatgattaaaattaatCATTAAAACATAGTTACATGACAGTAATTATTTCACCAAAAGAAACACAACTAAAAGTATCACACTCCAATAGATACAAAgttaaaattgacattttacCTAAATTAAAAGGTGACAAGACTCTAAATATTGAAAGAAATCCAATCCATCTTACAATAGGATTAGTAAGAATAGAATCCATGAGAGAAGGTTCTCAAACAGGGTTTCGACCGAATAGAGCATGGAGCCAACGAGTTCATCGCAATCAttatatcttttatttttatttcttgtATGGAAAGAGGAGATGATATGTGGCGTGGTATATTTGATTGTTTAGTCGACGAGACGCTCTGATGCATTGTTGGATTGATTCCTCCGCTTTGTCTGGGGATAGAAAGAATGGCCGCAGCTCCAACTTTCACAAGCTAGTAAAAGGGAAAGACGATCTTGCCTTAGGCGCATCCGTTTCCACCGCACCATGGACATCATTGAAGAAAGTTATCTTAGTCCTTTtgtcactttttttttttaactctcACGACTTCTTGTCTCTGAAAAAACATATTCAAGATTTTAAATCCGTAGAACAAATGTAATATcattaaattaatctttatatACGCAAATAAACAGTTGTCGGAAAATTAGCTTcactgctgtggggacccggaagctaatccagttcttaatcgtcattgggactaattaatcacttataataaacagggtctaattttttttctaaaatacacagcggaaacgtaatgtaattaaattcaaattacatattaaacataaacatacaaatctgatgttatctacaataattcaactaggttcaattacatatcagtactgaatcctaagttgcttctgaagcccggatctccacattatctagtccagcctcgttctcttcctgacccttatcatgtcccacctgttgtcatgcacacatacaaacaagacaacagccggataactccggtgagatataaatatcccagtataaatcatgtatacatgcaatcatataaacaatataaaagcatataacagaaaatcatatcccatatcaaaatcatgacattaaataataacaagaataaatcatattctaaacatgtaccctaatcaggaacataatcaatattaagaataactcctattctaaacttGTACCAATATCAAGAACAGCAAGAAACATGAatcatattcaggaacataatcaacatcaataaatataaatcaatataattgtcactcagactcgtgactccacgttttagactagactcagtcctagcctagggatcccgatgtccagatgtggcattcctatatcgacaaacagtaatagaaaagactccagttctatccaagtcgatataaccaaacatccagtgtccagacgcatccgtcatagactttggtctatcaccatatcttgtgacatcgtgcaatgtacccgtggttacctgccactatcaggtacttctgtcacaagattactcgtcgaatgcatgctcctataactccatagaacaagcatttaaatcaaatcattaaacacaatgataaacagataataagtatgtgatttagggaaactcgagtcaaacctcactcgagttgtgcaatcccaactcaacattaatttatacctttatcttctcgctcagaagaagaagaagaagtcccgactctatctcggttcATTCCCAATCTGATAAGGACAattgaataggtataatatcaatacacaactcaattcaatatctgttctgattaatattcaaatcgaaatatactctgatcaatatcgaatcaagatgcaatctaaatcaataccgaatctgatcaatatcaatcaactgatgtttcgacggcataacaatacagtctcgataaccccgtcagtccgaacatcacagatataataccagaactcataatcaatatcgataccagtcataatctcaataacaatacatatcggatatgaattctcagtcaaatcgactccaaaaatcataacaattacataatcattctgtttctcaatctgacttcgattctatgatgtctaacatgacaagaacatcatatatgaatcctattcaattctgacaacagcataatttcaaagcatatcaaaacgtagcaaaaattacgtccagttgtagcctacgttgataggaactcggtactgtactcagattcaaaatcagacggacggatttctcacaaaaggcgtaaggattttctggaGAATTTCTCATGCTTCCTTTCTCGTTTCTCTTCTTTCTTACAAATGATAAATCACatttgtgtgtatatatatatatatatatatatatatatatatatatatatatatatatatatatatatatatacgttgcATGTAAATCAACGTGTCAACTTTTCCTCCATtttgctcggcgctcgggcggtaataaatttccgcccgagcgcgaggtaTTATGCCCTCACGATGTatcgttggcgctcgggcggtcaaaaactaccgcccgggcgccacatcctcTGCCCGAAACACACCTTGTTgagctttggcgctcgggcgccagatgttTTGCCCAACATCTTAGCTTTTAATGtaccgacgcccggcttcacCTCTAATGTCTTATTTGGCTCCTGTGATATTTGCTAATCACAATTCTGAcagttaatcaacgtctgattacagtcaTTAAATCTCGGACATTACAACTACTAAATATTGCTATAACAAAGTGAATATTACCTATACTATTATGAATTATGACCTTGtagttaaatctatcaaattGTCATCTCAATTACCATTCTCACATTTCAGTTGAAAGATATATGTAAAAAACATCAtctcaaaaatatttatttttactttttttgcCTAAATTTATCGTTCTAATTTTCtactataaattttttttatacattcaatgattcttttttaaaattataatcgaATTTTAGTTTTGAACAAATTAAATTTGTTAATGTAGATTAAACTTGACAATGATGTGAACAGTGAGATGCTATTTTAGATAGACTATATTTTATAATCAGTGCTTAGTCATCATAAGATTCATTAGCCATCGACGTGCAGTAATTGGAAGAATGTTGCACCTTTTTTCAACACGAAGCCAAAACTTCTAAAACCAAACATTATAAATTATACGTGCAATGTGTGTGAGTGAGTGAGGAAATTCAAATGGACTCGAGGAAGTCCGATCCCCTGTCTTTTTTAACAGATAATTCCTAAAAGTTTAAAGCTCCTATGAATCAGCCGCATTGGATAAAAGATTAAATGCACGTGCACACACTCAAATACAAGAAGTAATGGCACTTCATTAATCAAATGTGTCTGAGTTAATAGAACAAGTAAACACTTGACAAGTGGTTACTGTATAATTCATGTTCATTGATGATGCCTGGGGATGTATCGAGTCGTGGATGGTGCTCAGATCAGGGGTATGGATTGTGCCCGGGTCAAGGATGATCCGAGACGGTTGGTAAACTCGGGTTACGGACAACCCGAGATATCCAATGGATAGCTCAACTCAAGTTGAATCTGCGAGAATGGTTCATCAAAAGGTCGGACAACTAACACCCAGGACGTATTTTTCCATGGGATATAGGATGACCGGGCTCTTGTGCAAGCTCCTAGGAAATTTTCTATCAGACCACCTCGATATGAGCACTACACTTAAGTGTATTAGTAGAATAGGGTGTTGACAGTTGTCCCGTCTCTGACACTGACCCAAGTAGTTGACAAAATCAGGTAGGGTGGATGTGACTAGTATgagatttgacatgtcagaatataggGTATGATTAGTCGTCATGCTATAATTAGTAGGTAGCACGCAGAACGAGATAATCATTACTTTTCTTACATAAATACCAAGTTCCCCTCTTGCATTTGATTCTCTATTCTGATATTAAAACCCACATTTACTACTCATTTATTTCCTATACTCTTATACCAATATCACAATCATCACTTGGTTATATTGATTGCTTGTTTGAATCTTTCACTGACTTAAGCTTCGGAGTGGACACGTCAGACACctctccggcgcccattcacgtggttatcTTCTTGAGTGCAGGACATCTTCCTCGTCCAGGAAAGAAGCTTCTGGTTCGGATACATCTTGCTCTTATTTCCTTCATTATATGGATAACAGATTCGATGGAGTACCCGACCCAGCTCATCCATTTCGCCCGGATCGCATCAATTGTGTGTGTAATTatagttttaattttttatggttGAAGATAAATTAATAGATTTTAACTTGtgataatattttttcttaaatattattaatataaaaagttaaaaaataatttaataatttattttttaaattttttattttatgattattaaaattttttgaaaaatattttttagcgGTTCGGTTTCGAATTGGACTCACTGATTTTCGAGTGGAGAACAAATCCCTAATATTGTTTGCAGTTCATTAGGTTAATATGAGGTTTACCTCGTACGTGCTTACTGAAAGTAGCTATTGCGCTGCATGTTTGCTCGTAATAAAAAATCTATACTATgatctatattatattattaaatatgaCGCCCTTATAGAATAACTATCTTAGaggacaccaaaatatttaGTTCCATAATTACTTTTCTTACCATACTAAAAATCTCATCAAATCAATTCATATTTTACATAGAAAAAAATCTAAAGAAAACTTCACTTTTTAAATAGAAGCTcttctaaattgaaaataatttcatgttaattatttagtattaattgatcaaattaaaaataataataaaaatacaacGCGTGTACATCTTTTGTTAGTAATATTAATGGAGCAGTGGTACATTAAATTGACGGCCACAGGGAATggaaaaagtaatacattttgaTTCTTAAGGGATTATAAATTTAGGTTCTTCGTTATTATATTCTCATGCTATCCGGACTCATCTCATCAGTTCAAAAATCTTCAAAAGGAAAGTACACTTCTTTGTCCAGTAGATTGTCCATTCAGCTCACCAAATCTACCAAGAGATCATCAATCTATTTGAGCACATGGTTACTTCAACTATAATCCTATACCCACTTACTTAGAACTTCAATCTTTTCGATAATTCATTTTCACTTCACCTAGTAGTCAGAATTTTCTTTTTCCAAAATGATCTTTGTTGAACGGTCAAGGAACAAAGAAAAGTGGCGCCATTTCCTAGAAGAGAAGCCCTCCTCAACTCCATCGCATCCTCATTGCCGCCTTGATCCGGTGGcaacattttaaagaaaatcttcatatatattttttccttcAAATAAAAGACTTTAATTGAAAATGAAATTGATGAGGGAATTTAATGTTCTACTAAATATCATTAGTAGCTAGAGACCATCACAAAATTGTTGGAGGAAATGTTTCTAGGCAACTTGGCAAAAAGGGATGAAAAATTGAGGAAGGAAGAAATGAGTTTTGTTGAGAATACTAATAACACATCAATGGAGAAACGACATAAGAGTATTTTGGTCTtcgtaattttttatattaaaatcataccaaacatggGATTTCTTTAATTAGAAATTAATTTGTGTTGTGATTATTACTTAGGACTTTTGATATAATTACGCATAATATTGAAATTCATGATCAACAAAAAAGGTTGAATTATATACTTAAAAAAGAAGTAAATGCCATCTTCATAAATGCCATCTTCATCTTCAACCAAATATTAATATACTTTGGCTTACAGTTTGAGGAATACTTCAGTCAGAACCTTCTTGGATTGCCTTCAACAACTTCGTAGCCTATATATAATCACGGATTAATAAAAAATTggaaatttaaaatatgaatttagTTTCTAtctggaaaaaaaaataaagaggaAGATATGGTACTCATCCAGCTCAAATTTACCTCCTTTTCCTGCAAGGGCTCCAACCTCCTTCACATTGAATTGATTAAGCAAAGTTCTACGAGGAGATAAAACGATCTAACTACGgataaagatctgtctcacaaaaaacatactatattattttatatccaCACACATTATCGAACAACAACATAAATTAAACGAAATATGACTAAGAATgaaatttaacaaaattaagATGTAGATATATAAAACACACACTTTCATATCAAACTAGCGTTATTTAAGAATATATCACTAGAATTGATGTCTCAATTTGTCATGCAAAAATCCACCACACTGTCACTGACTTAGTACGAGTAAGAATGTTTCATTCAACACAATCAATGTTGGGTGAAAGTTTCAAAACAGCAAAGATGTAACAAAGTTCTTGATCAACAAGAAATAGTCCGAACATTTCCAAACTTCATCCATTGCCAGCAACTTTCTCTCTATTCAACCATCCCATTTGCTTTCAGTTGAGGAACACGTTGATCAGAACCTTCTCAGAATGCAATGAAGCCTTCAACAACTTCAGAACCTATGGAAAAACAAAAGAATTCAAGTCTGGTTCCCATTAGGTGACTACTTGTCAGATTCCAAGATGCAAAATTTATATTAGATTCATGATCTATTGAGAAATTTGGAAAGACAAACGAGAAGGAAGAAAATAGAATACCTCGTCCATGCCCAAAGTTACCTCCTCCTGCAAGGTCACCACCTCCTAAACATTGAATTTATTAAGCAAAGTCATACTTGAAATAGTAGACATGGGTTCATCACCAAATTATCCATAACCATTTAAGTAACGACTCCCTTCACGAACACTCCCCTTCGGTCGATGACGCCTGTTCACACGGTGGAGCCACGTATGGAACGTCCTGTCATTCTCCTGTTGCACTGTCGGCAGATTGTGTTTGGATCATCAGAAACACGATATTTACAGTTTCGACCACATCTATAGAACTTTATATCGGTTTTGGAATCTTTCTTCAGAGCAGAGGAACGGAAGGAATGCCTACAGGTATTGACTCCAAAAGGTTTTCAGTAGCTTGGTTTGCTTGGATGTATGATTCATTCAGGTTTTCCTATGCTATCGTCTGGGTTACATGACGCCCGGGTCGAAGATGACGGGGTGATCGCTGAtgtcatgaggttgcacggacaaagAGTGCTTTTTGGCAGGTTTTTAGGCGAAGGAAACATGACTGAACTGATGCCATATCGTAACAAGAGGATTCCAGAGCTGTTCAGGTATGAGACTGTCCAATTTTGGATAGGTGACCCTGGGAATTCTTAGGATGCGTATAAGTGGGGATATAAACACGTTGGAAATATTCGTTTTGGAACAGTGAGGACAGTTCGAACTGGGGCGTTACAGGTTTGCTAATGAACCCACCGTTCCTTGAGTTTTAAGCGGGCGAATGATAGTTGCCACTGGCAAAGTGATGACGTGGAAGAGGAAATCTACGGTTTCTTTGCTGGCTTCTGTAAATAGGGCTCGTTTGCTTTGGGTTTCAATCAGCAGCTTCATGCTCACCGTGGAACAATCCATGTTTTAGAATCGCTGTTCTTCCgtgataattttttatttttatgttgtGAAATTGTAACCGAAGTGTctaatataaatatgtattttatgGGGGCTGACCTATTCAGTTCCAAGGATTCAGCGTTGCTTTTTTTCGGAAATATCCGAGATTAATACTGTCCATCTGCAGCAGATTTTACTGAACGGGGCTAACTTTTACATTTGGTAAGAATCCCCAGTGATACTCAcgagaaatttagggtccg is part of the Primulina eburnea isolate SZY01 chromosome 1, ASM2296580v1, whole genome shotgun sequence genome and encodes:
- the LOC140813197 gene encoding uncharacterized protein, producing MNTVVHYVAPPGKPESAEGGFVKGVVTYMIMDNLVVKPMSTISSITLLNNFNIKDVVNLQEMEVTLGMEEAVKLLKASLQSEKVLTDVFLNGKRIDAKKKKVVAVKG